One genomic segment of Stigmatella erecta includes these proteins:
- a CDS encoding phytanoyl-CoA dioxygenase family protein gives MTPRATIPLEDQASAVYSFNIPWVESPFFYGILAQKNPPAPLAKLATEYHENGYCILEDLVPPSQCDQTIEETRGLYNPHLPDGPRSYYRAQDAWHESAAVKKIATLPRVLELLEFFYDRKPVPFQTLNFRHGTQQAGHSDSIHFSSLPARYMCGAWVALEDVTVENGPLFYYPGSHKLPELDLYQLGMTLETANYSEYERALAALVKQLKLEPKQLTIKKGSGLIWASNLIHGGSHISKAGATRWSQVSHYYFRDCIYYTPFFSNRSFGEYLHRPEVVDIGTGERVKQTFDGAPFEVQPAEGDRVRFVTKRPAGAPMASANQNELNALRQEIQSLKESRSYRVGRALGTPVRVARRVLSQIRR, from the coding sequence ATGACACCAAGAGCCACCATTCCCCTGGAAGATCAGGCGTCCGCTGTCTACTCGTTCAACATCCCCTGGGTTGAATCCCCGTTCTTCTACGGCATTCTCGCGCAGAAGAATCCTCCCGCTCCGCTCGCGAAGCTCGCGACGGAGTACCATGAGAATGGCTACTGCATTCTCGAGGATCTCGTCCCCCCGTCCCAGTGTGACCAAACCATCGAGGAGACTCGCGGGCTCTACAACCCCCATCTCCCCGACGGGCCCCGGAGTTACTACCGCGCCCAGGACGCCTGGCACGAGTCAGCGGCGGTCAAGAAGATCGCGACCCTTCCTCGCGTGCTCGAGCTCCTCGAGTTCTTCTATGACCGGAAGCCCGTGCCGTTCCAAACCCTGAACTTCAGGCACGGAACGCAACAGGCGGGTCACTCCGATTCCATCCACTTCAGCAGCCTGCCTGCGCGATACATGTGTGGCGCCTGGGTGGCGCTGGAAGACGTGACCGTGGAGAACGGTCCGCTCTTCTATTATCCCGGCTCCCACAAGCTGCCCGAGCTGGACCTCTACCAACTCGGAATGACGCTCGAGACGGCGAATTACTCGGAGTACGAGCGCGCCCTCGCCGCCCTCGTCAAGCAACTGAAGCTGGAGCCGAAGCAGCTCACCATCAAGAAGGGAAGCGGTCTGATCTGGGCCTCCAATCTGATTCACGGGGGCTCCCACATCTCCAAGGCCGGCGCCACACGCTGGTCCCAGGTCTCGCATTACTACTTCCGCGACTGCATCTATTACACGCCGTTCTTCTCCAACCGGTCCTTCGGTGAATACCTCCACCGGCCGGAGGTGGTGGACATCGGAACCGGTGAACGGGTGAAACAGACCTTCGACGGCGCGCCCTTCGAGGTTCAGCCGGCCGAGGGAGACCGGGTTCGTTTCGTCACGAAGCGTCCTGCTGGGGCGCCCATGGCCTCCGCCAATCAGAACGAGCTCAACGCGCTCCGCCAGGAGATCCAGTCGCTGAAGGAGTCTCGCAGCTACCGGGTGGGCCGGGCCCTGGGAACTCCGGTGCGGGTGGCCCGTCGAGTGCTGTCGCAGATTCGCCGCTGA
- a CDS encoding lectin — protein sequence MDCRKQRVLLRKLVGVSTLFWVAACEPGAVTESPEAHPQSAALAAGEPLVSASSGRCLDVAQESRTPGAVLQIYGCHGGINQAFTFTAAGELRTYDNTLCVDTASGQTAQGARAVIATCTGLPAQKWVFNANGTVVHTASGLCLDVEGAKTADGTSAIVWTCNGQTNQKWSRPTVADTQAPTPPSNLVTSNLTCNSVTLSWTGSTDNVGVAFYDVYHDGQLMKSVGGSTRSTQLTVVPGANWGLYVNARDAAGNVSQASPTLPLTPPQCELDTTPPAAPSQLSGSASGTGVTLSWNASTDNVGVSGYDVLRNGAKVGTATGTTFVDSGLATSTAYTYTVVARDAQGNVSTASNALTLTTGAACTNPICSVTQVTTDTDIPWGLVALADGTVLYSRRDAQDIVRLNPVTGVKTTLGTVPNVQSTDGEGGLLGLAISPAFDTDRWLYIMHTSPTDNRIVRIKVSAGFTLDLASHQVLVQGLLRNKFHNGGRLRWGPDGKLYASTGDAQNGANAQNTSNLAGKVLRINPDGTIPSDNPFGNFVWSYGHRNPQGLAFDSSGQLWAQEFGNSVMDETNLIVKGGNYGWPNCEGTVSQGGSGCATPGYIAPKQTYSTAEGSCSGIAVVRDVLYVACQRGTRVYREVISGSNLTNVTPYFVGTYGRLRTVEPSVDGNLWLTTSNSGDKDSIPNNSNEKIFRVLLGN from the coding sequence ATGGATTGCCGTAAGCAGCGAGTCCTGTTGAGGAAGCTGGTGGGGGTGTCCACCCTGTTCTGGGTGGCCGCCTGCGAGCCCGGGGCAGTGACCGAGTCCCCCGAAGCGCACCCCCAGAGCGCGGCGCTCGCCGCTGGCGAGCCGCTCGTGAGCGCGTCGAGCGGCCGCTGCCTCGACGTGGCGCAGGAGAGCCGCACGCCCGGTGCGGTGCTGCAGATTTACGGCTGCCACGGCGGCATCAATCAAGCCTTCACCTTTACCGCCGCAGGTGAGCTGCGCACTTACGACAACACACTGTGCGTGGACACAGCGTCGGGACAGACGGCCCAGGGCGCGCGCGCCGTCATCGCCACGTGCACGGGCTTGCCGGCGCAGAAGTGGGTCTTCAACGCGAACGGCACCGTGGTCCACACGGCCAGCGGCCTGTGTCTGGACGTGGAGGGTGCGAAGACCGCGGATGGGACCTCCGCCATTGTCTGGACCTGCAATGGGCAGACGAACCAGAAGTGGTCCCGCCCCACGGTCGCGGACACGCAGGCGCCCACTCCGCCGAGCAACCTCGTGACGAGCAACCTCACCTGCAACTCGGTGACGCTGAGCTGGACGGGCTCGACGGACAACGTGGGCGTTGCCTTCTACGACGTGTACCACGACGGTCAGCTGATGAAGTCCGTGGGCGGAAGCACGCGCTCGACGCAGCTCACGGTGGTGCCGGGCGCCAACTGGGGCCTGTACGTGAACGCGCGCGACGCCGCGGGCAACGTCTCGCAGGCAAGCCCCACGCTGCCGTTGACGCCGCCGCAGTGCGAGCTGGACACCACGCCCCCGGCGGCACCGTCGCAGCTCTCGGGCAGCGCGTCCGGAACGGGCGTGACGTTGAGCTGGAACGCCTCGACGGACAACGTGGGCGTCTCCGGCTACGACGTGCTCCGCAATGGCGCCAAGGTTGGAACCGCGACGGGCACCACTTTCGTGGACAGCGGGCTCGCGACGAGCACCGCCTACACCTATACGGTCGTGGCGCGGGACGCCCAGGGCAACGTGTCCACCGCGAGCAATGCGCTTACGCTCACCACGGGCGCGGCATGCACCAACCCCATCTGCTCGGTGACGCAGGTCACGACGGACACGGACATCCCGTGGGGGCTCGTGGCGCTCGCGGACGGGACGGTGCTCTACAGCCGCCGGGATGCGCAGGACATCGTGCGCCTGAATCCCGTGACGGGGGTGAAGACGACGCTCGGCACGGTGCCCAACGTGCAGAGCACGGACGGAGAGGGCGGCCTGCTCGGGCTCGCCATCTCGCCGGCGTTCGACACGGACCGCTGGCTGTACATCATGCACACGTCGCCCACGGACAATCGCATCGTGCGCATCAAGGTCTCGGCCGGCTTCACGCTCGACCTCGCGAGCCATCAGGTGCTGGTGCAGGGGTTGTTGCGCAACAAGTTCCACAACGGCGGCCGCCTGCGGTGGGGCCCGGACGGCAAGCTGTACGCGAGCACCGGCGATGCGCAGAACGGCGCCAACGCGCAGAACACCTCGAACCTCGCGGGCAAGGTGCTCCGCATCAACCCGGACGGCACCATTCCCAGCGACAACCCGTTCGGGAACTTCGTCTGGAGCTATGGCCACCGCAATCCGCAGGGGCTGGCCTTCGATTCGAGCGGTCAGCTCTGGGCGCAGGAGTTCGGAAACTCGGTGATGGACGAGACCAACCTCATCGTGAAGGGCGGCAACTACGGCTGGCCCAACTGCGAGGGCACGGTCTCGCAAGGTGGAAGCGGTTGCGCGACGCCGGGCTACATCGCGCCCAAGCAGACGTATTCCACGGCCGAGGGCTCGTGCAGTGGAATCGCCGTCGTGCGTGACGTGCTCTACGTGGCATGCCAGCGCGGCACGCGGGTGTACCGGGAAGTCATCTCGGGCTCGAACCTCACCAACGTGACCCCGTACTTCGTCGGAACGTACGGCCGGTTGCGCACGGTCGAGCCGTCCGTGGACGGCAACCTCTGGCTCACCACGAGCAACTCGGGGGACAAGGACAGCATCCCCAACAACAGCAACGAGAAGATCTTCCGCGTGCTGCTCGGCAATTGA
- a CDS encoding peptidoglycan-binding domain-containing protein, whose product MRVSAAARSNIYAASAPSQPTLKLGSSGASVKNLQQALANAGFSPGAADGQFGPKTAAAVKAFQSAKGLVADGIVGPKTWAKLTAAPSGGATPTLKQGATGASVTNLQNRLAQHGFNPGAADGQFGPKTTAAVKAFQSAKGLVADGVVGPKTWAKLNAAPAPSAPGGSGPTLKQGYSGAPVTALQNRLNQLGFNAGAADGQFGPKTTAAVKAFQSSKGLTADGVVGPKTWSQLGITVGGTPSIPPGTGGGHGNSALANNARSVALSMGGYSSQGLCATGVSRAIQNTYGIKVWGNGNQIDDNLPRNKFKQVNLSLAEALKIPGLVLTWEKTSTRLGSIYGHTAITSGDGRSSYSDFVESNTLGVGGRSGFKVFMPI is encoded by the coding sequence ATGCGTGTTTCCGCCGCCGCGCGCAGTAACATCTACGCAGCCAGCGCACCTTCGCAGCCCACCCTGAAGCTCGGCTCGTCCGGCGCTTCGGTGAAGAACCTGCAGCAAGCGCTGGCCAACGCGGGCTTTTCGCCGGGCGCTGCCGACGGCCAGTTTGGTCCGAAGACGGCCGCGGCGGTGAAGGCCTTCCAGAGCGCGAAGGGCCTCGTCGCCGACGGCATCGTGGGGCCGAAGACCTGGGCCAAGCTGACCGCAGCTCCCTCGGGCGGCGCGACCCCCACGCTCAAGCAGGGAGCGACGGGCGCCTCCGTCACCAACCTGCAGAATCGCCTCGCCCAGCACGGCTTCAACCCGGGCGCTGCGGACGGCCAGTTCGGTCCAAAGACCACCGCGGCGGTGAAGGCCTTCCAGAGCGCGAAGGGGCTCGTCGCCGACGGCGTCGTCGGACCGAAGACGTGGGCCAAGCTGAACGCCGCGCCAGCGCCTTCGGCTCCGGGCGGTAGCGGCCCCACGCTCAAGCAGGGCTACAGCGGCGCTCCGGTGACCGCGCTTCAGAACCGGCTCAACCAGCTCGGCTTCAATGCCGGTGCGGCGGATGGCCAGTTCGGTCCGAAGACCACCGCGGCGGTGAAGGCCTTCCAGAGCTCGAAGGGCCTGACCGCGGATGGCGTCGTCGGGCCGAAGACCTGGAGCCAGCTCGGCATCACGGTGGGCGGCACGCCCTCGATTCCCCCCGGCACCGGTGGCGGGCACGGCAACTCCGCCCTCGCCAACAACGCCCGCTCGGTGGCGTTGAGCATGGGCGGCTACTCGAGCCAGGGCCTTTGCGCCACGGGCGTGAGCCGCGCCATTCAGAACACCTACGGCATCAAGGTGTGGGGCAACGGCAACCAGATCGACGACAACCTGCCGAGGAACAAGTTCAAGCAGGTGAACCTGTCGCTCGCCGAAGCGCTGAAGATCCCCGGCCTCGTGCTGACCTGGGAGAAGACCTCCACCCGCCTCGGCAGCATCTACGGCCATACCGCGATCACCTCGGGCGACGGACGCAGCTCCTACAGCGACTTCGTGGAGAGCAATACCCTGGGCGTGGGCGGCCGCAGCGGCTTCAAGGTCTTCATGCCGATCTAA
- a CDS encoding SRPBCC family protein, whose protein sequence is MTPTDKTAPSQTDAISFEFDLQHAPGKVWRALTDPVLLAEWLLPAAGFKLEPGTAFTFQAQPMPSWDGIVHCRVLEIEAQKKLRYAWAVGGMDTVVTFTLTPTASGTRLALVQSGFKPDQKQNFAGARYGWKMMGGKLVDLLARTP, encoded by the coding sequence ATGACTCCCACCGACAAGACCGCACCGTCGCAAACGGACGCCATTTCGTTCGAATTCGATTTGCAGCATGCGCCGGGGAAGGTGTGGCGCGCGCTCACCGACCCCGTCCTGCTCGCGGAGTGGCTCCTGCCCGCCGCCGGGTTCAAGCTCGAACCGGGGACAGCCTTCACGTTCCAGGCGCAGCCGATGCCCAGTTGGGACGGCATCGTGCATTGCCGGGTCCTCGAAATCGAAGCGCAGAAGAAGCTCCGCTACGCGTGGGCCGTTGGCGGCATGGACACCGTCGTGACGTTCACGCTCACGCCCACGGCGTCGGGCACTCGCCTCGCCCTCGTGCAGTCGGGCTTCAAGCCAGACCAGAAGCAGAACTTCGCCGGCGCACGCTACGGCTGGAAGATGATGGGCGGGAAGCTCGTTGACCTGCTCGCGAGGACCCCATGA
- a CDS encoding chitinase: MFPGRNGFYTYRALVDAANTFPAFATSGDTATRKREVAAFLANIAHETGNLVYIEEINKSVMCDTSWGPAGCGCAAGKMYYGRGPIQLSWNGNYCAAGNALGVDLKNNPDLVAQNATIAWRTGFWFWMTQTGAGSMTGHNAIVNQAGFGQTIRSINGALECDGKNPAQVDSRVNNYNRFLQLLGASAVGNSRC, encoded by the coding sequence ATGTTCCCCGGCCGCAACGGCTTCTACACCTACCGGGCGCTGGTGGACGCGGCCAACACCTTCCCGGCCTTCGCCACCTCCGGCGACACCGCCACGCGCAAGCGCGAGGTGGCTGCCTTCCTGGCCAACATCGCCCACGAGACCGGCAACCTGGTCTACATCGAGGAGATCAACAAGAGCGTCATGTGCGACACCAGCTGGGGCCCTGCCGGCTGCGGCTGCGCCGCGGGCAAGATGTACTACGGCCGCGGCCCCATCCAGCTGTCGTGGAACGGCAACTACTGCGCCGCCGGTAACGCGCTGGGCGTGGACCTGAAGAACAACCCGGACCTGGTGGCCCAGAACGCCACCATCGCCTGGCGCACGGGCTTCTGGTTCTGGATGACCCAGACGGGCGCCGGCTCCATGACCGGCCACAACGCCATCGTCAACCAGGCAGGCTTCGGGCAGACCATCCGCTCCATCAACGGGGCGCTGGAGTGCGACGGCAAGAACCCGGCCCAGGTCGACAGCCGCGTCAACAACTACAACCGCTTCCTGCAGCTGCTGGGCGCCAGCGCCGTCGGCAACAGCCGCTGCTGA
- the rph gene encoding rifamycin-inactivating phosphotransferase, giving the protein MRAYVLGFQELDRTGIGVAGGKGAHLGELSRLEGIRVPDGFCVSTEAFKRVMRAVPAIGGLQDRLALLKAEDREAIRELAAALRGVIEGIAIPEDVQEEITRFLARLGAQEAYAVRSSATAEDLPAASFAGQQDTYLNVIGKPAILKHISRCWASLFTERAVAYRLQHGFDHRKVHMAVVVQKMLLPQAAGILFTADPVTANRKVASIEAGFGLGEALVSGLVNADGYKVRDGQVIEKVIATKQLATWALEGGGTQERALEPERQDQQVLTEAQIVRLARLGRQIERHFGQPQDIEWCLVEDAFHIVQSRPITTLYPIPETGEQGNHVYVSVGHQQMMTDPMKPLGLSLFQLTAARPMYAAGGRLFVDLTKELASPASRDVLLNVMGRSDPLIKDALATLIERGDFIEAPPGDPKVPGPGQGKPGMPPARFQAQVEDDPAIVAELIARSQASVEALRRDIRAKSGTDLLDFILEDVQLLKQSLTEPQSFGALMAGMNAATWLNEQMMAWLGEKNAADTLSQSVPNNITSEMGLALLDVADVLRPHPEVVAYLQHAKDEGFLEGLLPLDGGLEAHDAIRAYLDKYGMRCAGEIDVTRTRWREAPTTLVPLILSHIKNFEPGAGRRKFEHGRQEASKKEEELLERLRQVPDGEQKAGETQRMISRLRTFIGYREYPKYGIVSRYFLYKQALLKEAGQLVRANVLQEQEDIYYLTFQELREAVRTHSLDGQIVSRRKAEHERHRKLTPPRVLTSDGEIVTGAYKRADLPAGALVGLPVCAGVVEGRARVLSDMADAELEAGDILVTAFTDPSWTPLFVSIKGLVTEVGGLMTHGAVIAREYGLPAVVGVENATRLIKDGQRIRVHGTDGYVEVLA; this is encoded by the coding sequence ATGCGTGCGTATGTGCTTGGCTTCCAGGAACTTGACCGAACCGGCATCGGGGTGGCGGGCGGGAAAGGCGCGCACCTGGGGGAGCTTTCCAGACTCGAAGGGATCCGCGTGCCGGATGGCTTCTGCGTCTCGACCGAAGCCTTCAAGCGGGTCATGCGCGCAGTGCCGGCGATCGGCGGCTTGCAGGATCGGTTGGCGCTGCTGAAGGCGGAAGACCGTGAGGCGATCCGGGAGCTTGCCGCGGCGCTTCGCGGGGTCATCGAAGGGATCGCCATCCCTGAAGACGTCCAAGAAGAGATCACCCGCTTTCTCGCCAGGCTCGGGGCGCAAGAGGCCTACGCCGTGCGGTCCAGCGCGACGGCGGAGGATTTACCGGCGGCTTCCTTCGCGGGCCAGCAGGATACGTATCTGAACGTCATCGGCAAGCCGGCGATCCTGAAGCACATCAGCCGGTGCTGGGCCTCGCTCTTCACCGAGCGGGCGGTCGCCTATCGCCTCCAACACGGCTTCGACCACCGCAAGGTCCACATGGCGGTGGTGGTGCAGAAGATGCTCCTCCCGCAGGCGGCGGGCATCTTGTTCACGGCCGATCCCGTCACAGCGAACCGGAAGGTGGCATCGATCGAGGCTGGCTTCGGTCTGGGCGAGGCACTGGTGTCGGGCCTGGTGAACGCCGATGGCTACAAGGTGCGGGACGGCCAGGTCATCGAGAAGGTGATCGCCACCAAGCAACTGGCGACGTGGGCCTTGGAGGGCGGGGGGACTCAGGAGCGAGCGCTCGAGCCCGAGCGGCAGGACCAGCAAGTGCTGACGGAGGCTCAGATCGTGCGGCTCGCGCGCCTGGGACGGCAGATCGAAAGGCATTTCGGTCAGCCCCAGGACATCGAATGGTGCCTGGTCGAGGACGCGTTCCACATCGTCCAGAGCCGGCCAATCACGACCCTGTACCCCATTCCTGAAACGGGTGAGCAAGGCAACCACGTCTATGTCTCCGTCGGCCATCAGCAGATGATGACCGACCCCATGAAGCCCTTGGGGCTGTCCTTGTTCCAGTTGACCGCGGCGAGACCCATGTATGCAGCGGGTGGCCGGTTGTTCGTCGACCTCACGAAGGAGCTGGCTTCGCCGGCCAGCCGGGACGTGCTCTTGAATGTCATGGGCCGCTCCGATCCGCTGATCAAGGACGCCCTGGCGACCCTCATCGAGCGGGGCGATTTCATCGAAGCGCCGCCCGGTGATCCGAAGGTTCCGGGGCCCGGTCAAGGCAAGCCAGGTATGCCGCCCGCCCGCTTCCAGGCGCAAGTTGAAGACGATCCGGCGATCGTCGCGGAGTTGATCGCGCGCAGCCAGGCATCGGTCGAAGCGCTGAGGCGGGACATCCGGGCGAAGTCAGGAACGGATCTCCTGGATTTCATCCTCGAAGACGTCCAGCTCTTGAAGCAGAGCTTGACCGAGCCGCAGAGCTTCGGCGCGCTCATGGCCGGCATGAACGCTGCAACATGGCTCAACGAGCAGATGATGGCGTGGTTGGGTGAGAAGAACGCCGCGGACACACTGTCGCAGTCCGTACCGAACAACATCACTTCGGAAATGGGGCTGGCGCTCCTGGACGTCGCGGACGTGCTCCGTCCGCATCCAGAGGTGGTTGCTTACCTCCAGCACGCGAAGGATGAAGGCTTCTTGGAGGGCCTGCTCCCGTTGGATGGGGGACTGGAAGCCCACGACGCCATCCGCGCGTATCTCGACAAGTACGGCATGCGATGCGCCGGGGAAATCGACGTGACGAGGACACGTTGGCGCGAAGCACCCACGACCCTGGTTCCCTTGATTCTCAGCCACATCAAGAACTTCGAGCCAGGGGCCGGCCGCCGGAAGTTCGAGCACGGGCGGCAGGAGGCCTCGAAGAAGGAGGAGGAGCTGCTGGAGCGCTTGAGGCAAGTACCGGACGGGGAGCAGAAGGCCGGAGAAACGCAACGGATGATCAGCCGGCTCCGGACCTTCATCGGCTACCGTGAGTATCCGAAGTACGGCATCGTCAGCCGATACTTCCTCTACAAGCAAGCCCTCCTGAAAGAAGCCGGCCAGCTCGTGCGAGCCAACGTGCTCCAGGAGCAAGAAGACATCTACTACCTCACGTTCCAGGAACTGCGCGAGGCCGTGCGCACGCACAGTCTGGACGGCCAGATCGTCAGTAGGCGGAAGGCCGAGCACGAGCGCCACCGGAAGCTGACGCCACCGCGGGTTCTCACGTCCGATGGGGAAATCGTCACCGGTGCGTACAAGCGAGCCGATCTCCCCGCCGGCGCCTTGGTCGGTCTCCCCGTCTGCGCGGGCGTCGTCGAGGGACGGGCCCGCGTCCTCTCGGACATGGCCGATGCCGAGCTGGAAGCGGGGGATATCCTGGTCACCGCCTTCACGGACCCAAGCTGGACGCCCTTGTTCGTGTCCATCAAGGGCTTGGTGACCGAAGTGGGTGGGCTGATGACCCATGGCGCGGTGATCGCCCGGGAATACGGCTTGCCAGCGGTCGTCGGCGTGGAGAACGCGACCAGGTTGATCAAGGACGGGCAGCGCATCCGCGTGCATGGAACCGACGGATACGTGGAAGTCCTGGCATGA
- a CDS encoding ArsR/SmtB family transcription factor, which produces MAENKIFLALADPSRRAIFESLTRGEAAVKDLTARFDISQPAVSQHLATLKDAGLVSGRREGRCVYYRVEPRGMKPLIDWISHYRAFWTEHVGRLEQLLEKMDP; this is translated from the coding sequence GTGGCCGAAAACAAGATCTTCCTGGCGCTGGCGGACCCCAGCCGCCGGGCGATCTTCGAGTCGCTCACGCGTGGCGAAGCGGCGGTGAAGGATCTCACGGCGCGCTTCGACATCTCGCAGCCAGCGGTCTCTCAGCACCTCGCCACCTTGAAAGACGCAGGACTGGTGAGCGGACGGCGCGAGGGGCGCTGTGTCTACTACCGGGTGGAGCCTCGCGGGATGAAGCCGCTCATCGATTGGATCTCGCACTACCGCGCCTTCTGGACGGAGCACGTCGGCCGCCTTGAACAGCTCCTGGAGAAAATGGACCCATGA
- a CDS encoding GFA family protein — MNQGGCFCGAIRYEVSLPLTAVAYCHCSKCRRWHGHVGAYTAVDREGFQLTESRGLKWHTVSPTVRRGFCVECGSSVLFDETPDPKMSICAGTLDAPSGVREKAHIFVASKGDYYEISGELPQYDTLPKK; from the coding sequence ATGAACCAGGGTGGCTGCTTTTGTGGAGCGATTCGGTACGAAGTGAGCCTGCCGCTGACGGCTGTGGCGTATTGCCACTGCTCGAAGTGCCGCCGGTGGCACGGACATGTGGGCGCATACACGGCGGTGGACCGCGAGGGCTTCCAGCTCACGGAATCGCGTGGTCTCAAATGGCACACGGTCTCGCCCACGGTCAGACGCGGCTTCTGTGTCGAATGCGGTTCGAGCGTGCTGTTTGACGAGACTCCGGATCCAAAGATGTCGATCTGCGCCGGCACGCTCGACGCGCCCTCCGGCGTTCGAGAGAAGGCCCACATCTTCGTGGCCAGCAAGGGCGACTACTACGAGATTTCAGGAGAGCTACCGCAGTACGACACCCTTCCCAAGAAATGA
- a CDS encoding kelch repeat-containing protein, with protein MLLVFSLLAVQGAQAQSGAAWTPAGSMSVARYGHTATVLLSGQVLVVGGSNGSEFPEAAELYDPATGLWSSAGSMSTGRIDHTATLLPSGQVLVAGGLTGQWEASAEIYDPWTNTWSLTSRMLTDRLQHTATALPTGQVLVSGGWNNNTALDSAELYDPWSGTWTATGNMTMARISHSARMMSSGEVLVMGGTDGFNYLSSAELYQPWSGSWTPIAGMTNDRAYGASSPLPSGRVLYTGGNSDDWLLASAEVYDPWQGSWGAVANMAMRREDHTATEVRSGIVLVAGGIGIGSGGALDSAEVFDWWKDTWSAAPKMSTARRFHTATFLPSGKVLVVGGYDGNTALASAELYSPGPSPWAPVGSMETGRFSHSATLLPSGEVLVAGGFYANASTALYDPVQGRWRATGDLGTGRSDPGATLLVSGKVLVVGGWSHGTFASAELYDPQTGTWTPTGSMSTARRSHTVTLLPSGKVLVTGGYGTHGVLATAELYEPATGIWRPAGSMSEARYLHTATVLASGQVLITGGSNSSMSYPAAAELYDPATNTWSSTGSMHRGRRSHTATLLGSGRVLAAGGWSNGVLATAELYEPETGTWTYTSNLGTGRFIHEATLLSSGQVLATGGAHSSNMNDTLATVELYDPETGTWSFASHMLTNRGSHSATLLLSGQVLVAGGDSGSYPPLDVTELYTP; from the coding sequence GTGCTGCTGGTTTTCTCCCTGCTCGCGGTGCAGGGCGCGCAGGCCCAATCCGGTGCGGCATGGACTCCTGCTGGCAGCATGTCCGTGGCCCGCTATGGCCACACGGCCACGGTGCTGCTCTCGGGTCAAGTACTGGTGGTGGGAGGCAGCAACGGCAGTGAGTTTCCTGAAGCGGCGGAACTATATGACCCGGCAACGGGCCTCTGGTCCTCTGCTGGCTCCATGTCCACGGGCCGCATTGATCACACCGCCACGCTGCTGCCCTCGGGCCAGGTGCTGGTGGCAGGTGGGCTGACCGGCCAATGGGAGGCCTCTGCGGAAATCTACGACCCGTGGACCAATACCTGGAGCCTCACCAGCAGGATGCTCACCGATCGTCTCCAACATACGGCGACTGCGCTGCCCACGGGACAGGTGCTGGTTTCGGGTGGGTGGAACAACAACACCGCGCTCGACTCGGCCGAGCTCTATGATCCGTGGAGCGGTACCTGGACTGCGACCGGCAACATGACCATGGCCCGTATCTCCCACAGTGCCAGGATGATGTCTTCGGGTGAGGTGCTGGTGATGGGGGGAACCGACGGATTCAATTACCTGTCCTCGGCGGAGCTGTACCAACCTTGGTCGGGCTCGTGGACGCCCATCGCCGGCATGACCAACGATCGTGCCTACGGCGCATCCTCGCCGTTGCCCTCGGGGCGCGTGCTGTATACCGGTGGCAACAGCGACGATTGGCTCCTCGCCTCGGCGGAGGTGTATGACCCATGGCAGGGCTCATGGGGGGCTGTCGCGAACATGGCGATGCGCCGCGAAGACCACACGGCCACGGAGGTGCGTTCGGGTATCGTGCTGGTTGCCGGTGGCATTGGCATTGGCAGCGGTGGCGCGCTTGACTCAGCGGAGGTGTTCGACTGGTGGAAGGACACTTGGAGTGCCGCCCCCAAGATGAGCACGGCCCGCCGGTTCCACACGGCCACCTTTCTGCCCTCGGGCAAGGTGCTGGTGGTCGGCGGCTATGATGGCAACACGGCTTTGGCCTCGGCCGAGCTGTACTCTCCGGGGCCGAGTCCCTGGGCTCCGGTTGGCAGCATGGAAACGGGCCGCTTTTCCCACTCGGCCACATTGCTGCCCTCGGGTGAAGTGCTGGTCGCAGGCGGCTTCTACGCCAATGCCTCAACAGCGTTGTATGACCCGGTGCAGGGGCGTTGGAGAGCGACCGGCGATCTCGGCACGGGCCGCAGCGACCCCGGCGCCACACTGCTGGTGTCGGGCAAGGTGCTTGTCGTGGGCGGATGGAGTCACGGCACATTCGCCTCGGCAGAGCTGTACGACCCCCAGACAGGGACTTGGACACCTACCGGCAGCATGAGCACAGCCAGGCGCTCCCACACCGTGACGTTGCTGCCCTCAGGCAAGGTGCTGGTCACAGGAGGCTATGGCACCCATGGCGTCCTCGCCACGGCGGAATTGTACGAGCCGGCGACGGGCATCTGGCGCCCGGCCGGCAGTATGTCCGAGGCTCGCTACCTTCACACCGCCACGGTGCTTGCCTCCGGCCAAGTGCTGATCACTGGCGGGTCGAACAGCAGCATGAGCTACCCCGCTGCGGCAGAACTCTATGACCCAGCAACGAATACCTGGTCCTCTACCGGAAGCATGCACAGAGGCCGGCGCAGTCACACAGCCACGTTGCTAGGTTCCGGCCGGGTGCTGGCCGCCGGAGGCTGGAGCAATGGAGTGCTCGCCACCGCAGAGCTTTACGAGCCGGAGACTGGGACCTGGACGTATACAAGCAACCTGGGCACGGGCCGGTTCATCCATGAGGCCACCTTGCTCAGCTCAGGGCAAGTGCTGGCGACGGGCGGCGCGCATAGCTCCAACATGAATGACACCCTCGCGACGGTAGAGCTGTATGACCCGGAGACGGGCACTTGGAGTTTTGCCAGTCACATGCTCACCAACCGGGGGAGTCATTCGGCCACCTTGTTGCTCTCGGGACAAGTGCTGGTGGCGGGCGGTGATAGTGGCAGTTACCCTCCGCTGGATGTGACCGAATTGTACACGCCCTGA